In the genome of Pseudophryne corroboree isolate aPseCor3 chromosome 3 unlocalized genomic scaffold, aPseCor3.hap2 SUPER_3_unloc_28, whole genome shotgun sequence, one region contains:
- the LOC134983902 gene encoding zinc finger protein OZF-like encodes MLSPDCDIKDNDSRQDSPGNNPITPIIHPALSADPSDPGKCSPDHSDIGASVTALTVDTVFPCSIDAKCFTQNTKLITHQPAKAAERQFPCSECGKCFTYKSALVRHQRSHTGERTFPCSDCGKCFTWKSCLVTHQQSHTGEKPFPCSECGKCFGRKSQLVRHQRTHTGERPFPCSDCGKCFTWRSSLVTHQQSHTGEKPFPCSECGKCFARKSHLVIHQRSHTGEKPFPCSECGKCFAGKPELVRHQRSHTGEKPFPCSECGKCFADKPELVRHQRSHTGEKPFSCSECEKCFSQKSHLVDHQRSHTGEKPFPCPECGKCFADKLHLVRHQRSHTGEKPFSCSECGKCFAQKSQLVRHQLSHTGERPFPCSECGKCFALKSDLVKHQRSHTGEKPYSCSECGKCFTQNSYLVIHHRSHTGEKPFPCSECGKCFADKLHLVIHQRSHTGEKPFSCSECGKCFDRKSQLVRHQLSHTGERPFPCSECGKCFALKSDLVKHQRSHTGEKPYSCSECGKCFTQNSYLVIHHRSHTGEKPFPCSECGKCFRQKSHLVTHQRNHTGEKPF; translated from the coding sequence atgttatccccggattgtgacataaaagataatgacagtagacaggattctccaggaaataatcccattaccccaattatacatccagctctatcagctgatccctctgatcctgggaaatgttctcctgatcactctgatattggtgcatctgttacagctctgacagtagatacagtgtttccatgttctatagatgccaaatgttttacacagaacacaaagcttattacccatcagccagctaaggcagctgagaggcaatttccatgttctgagtgtggaaaatgttttacatacaaatcagctcttgttagacatcagagaagtcacacaggtgagaggacatttccatgttctgactgtggaaaatgttttacttggaaatcatgtcttgttacacatcagcaaagtcacacaggtgagaagccatttccatgttctgagtgtgggaaatgttttggccggaaatcacaacttgttagacatcagagaactcacacaggtgagaggccatttccatgttctgactgtggaaaatgttttacttggagatcaagtcttgttacacatcagcaaagtcacacaggtgagaagccatttccatgttctgagtgtgggaaatgttttgcccggaaatcacatcttgttatacatcagagaagtcacacaggggagaagccatttccatgttctgagtgtgggaaatgttttgcaggcaaaccagagcttgttagacatcagagaagtcacacaggtgagaagccatttccatgttctgagtgtgggaaatgttttgcagacaaaccagagcttgttagacatcagagaagtcacacaggtgagaagccattttcttgctctgagtgtgagaaatgtttttcacagaaatcacatcttgttgatcatcagcgaagtcacacaggtgagaagccatttccatgtcctgagtgtgggaaatgttttgcagacaaattacatcttgttagacatcagagaagtcacacaggtgagaagccattttcttgctctgagtgtgggaaatgttttgcccagaaatcacaacttgttagacatcagctaagtcacacaggtgagaggccatttccatgttctgagtgtgggaaatgttttgccctgaaatcagatcttgttaaacatcagagaagtcacacaggtgagaagccatattcttgctctgagtgtgggaaatgttttacacagaactcatatcttgttatacatcacagaagtcacacaggtgagaagccatttccatgttctgagtgtgggaaatgttttgcagacaaattacatcttgttatacatcagagaagtcacacaggtgagaagccattttcttgctctgagtgtgggaaatgttttgaccggaaatcacaacttgttagacatcagctaagtcacacaggtgagaggccatttccatgttctgagtgtgggaaatgttttgccctgaaatcagatcttgttaaacatcagagaagtcacacaggtgagaagccatattcttgctctgagtgtgggaaatgttttacacagaactcatatcttgttatacatcacagaagtcacacaggtgagaagccatttccatgttctgagtgtgggaaatgttttagacagaaatcacatcttgttacacaccagagaaatcacacaggtgagaagccattttaa